A single Megachile rotundata isolate GNS110a chromosome 9, iyMegRotu1, whole genome shotgun sequence DNA region contains:
- the LOC100876260 gene encoding fatty acyl-CoA reductase wat-like, whose translation MVEVLSEPRGQSQETTVLENGYDRNYEAIMEQPKLSPIQTFYDGQGIFVTGGTGFMGKLLVEKLLRECPGISFIYLLIRPKKGKDMHQRVEEIFDDPLFDKLREKHPKFRHQIIAVAGDCTEPGLGLSEVDRSTITQRVSIVFHVAATVRFDEKMKLAVPINVRSPKDIIHLCKEMPNLKSFVHVSTAYANCPRDFIEEKVYDPPMEADKLITLVDCMDEKLVDEITPRLLGSWPNTYTFTKALAESVIAKEAGDLPVGIFRPAIVISTYREPTRGWIDNMYGPTGVAAGAGTGVLRSIHCDGSIQANVVPGDLTINALIACAWDVANRKSMITTEEKTKNIPVYHYVSKDNPVTYEQLKSLSEKYGLQFPTEKAIWYYSFRNNKHRMVHLFYVYFLHLLPALLIDSVTVCLGKQPRMLKIYRKIHKFMDVLNYFATKEWKFSNENFKALLGKMTSEDYERFFCDITKLNWEIYFQTYVKGIRIYLIKDPLDSLPQARIKWQRLYWIHQALKLIVAYGFLRICWLILLQPVFRGYLEKFT comes from the exons ATGGTGGAAGTTTTGTCGGAACCGCGTGGCCAAAGCCAAGAGACGACGGTATTGGAGAACGGTTACGATCGAAATTACGAAGCGATTATGGAACAACCTAAGCTTAGCCCGATTCAGACCTTTTACGATGGACAAGGCATCTTTGTGACCGGCGGTACGGGTTTTATGGGCAAGTTGCTGGTAGAGAAGCTTCTTCGAGAATGTCCTGGAATCTCTTTCATCTACCTGTTGATACGTCCGAAGAAAGGAAAGGACATGCATCAGCGCGTCGAGGAAATATTCGATGATCCG CTGTTCGACAAACTGAGAGAGAAGCATCCGAAGTTCAGGCATCAAATCATCGCTGTTGCGGGAGACTGCACCGAGCCGGGCCTCGGATTATCCGAAGTGGACAGATCGACGATCACGCAACGAGTCTCGATCGTTTTTCACGTGGCGGCGACGGTCAGGTTCGACGAAAAAATGAAGCTGGCCGTGCCGATCAACGTCCGCAGCCCGAAAGACATAATACATCTCTGCAAGGAAATGCCGAACTTGAAG TCGTTCGTGCACGTGTCAACCGCGTACGCCAATTGTCCTCGCGATTTCATCGAGGAGAAGGTGTACGACCCTCCTATGGAAGCGGACAAGTTGATAACTCTGGTGGATTGTATGGACGAAAAATTAGTGGACGAAATTACTCCACG ACTGTTGGGCTCTTGGCCAAACACCTACACCTTCACTAAAGCGCTAGCCGAAAGTGTCATCGCGAAGGAGGCTGGTGATCTACCCGTTGGAATATTTCGCCCCGCGATCG TGATATCGACGTATCGAGAACCGACACGAGGCTGGATCGATAACATGTACGGACCGACCGGTGTCGCGGCTGGCGCGGGTACTGGAGTTTTACGATCGATTCATTGCGACGGATCGATACAGGCCAATGTAGTACCCGGCGATTTAACGATAAACGCTTTGATCGCTTGCGCCTGGGACGTAGCGAACAGGAA GTCTATGATTACCACGGAAGAGAAAACGAAGAATATACCTGTTTACCATTACGTCTCGAAAGATAATCCCGTAACGTACGAGCAGCTGAAATCTTTATCCGAGAAGTACGGACTCCAATTCCCCACCGAGAAGGCTATCTGGTATTACAGCTTCCGAAACAACAAACACAGGATGGTGCACTTATTTTACGTTTACTTTTTGCATCTGCTACCGGCGCTCTTGATCGACTCCGTTACGGTCTGCTTAGGAAAACAACCAAG AATGCTGAAAATCTACAGGAAGATACACAAGTTCATGGACGTGCTCAATTACTTCGCCACCAAAGAATGGAAGTTTTCGAACGAGAACTTTAAAGCGCTGCTTGGTAAAATGACCTCCGAAGATTACGAGCGATTTTTCTGCGATATCACCAAATTAAATTGGGAGATCTACTTCCAAACGTACGTGAAAGGCATTCGTATTTATCTGATAAAGGACCCTCTGGATAGCCTTCCGCAAGCGCGAATTAAATGGCAAAG ATTATATTGGATTCATCAAGCGTTGAAGTTGATCGTCGCTTACGGTTTCCTGCGGATATGTTGGCTAATCCTGCTTCAACCCGTGTTTCGAGGTTATTTAGAGAAGTTCACGTAG
- the LOC100882455 gene encoding 5'-3' exonuclease PLD3 — MSFFTWRGSARSESGEQGGRNLQDGLFQIASQACHILVQVNNTHNVSYGGSNNVRNIAYSKCSTKDGDSIGLATSSANKGTSSSVKSYTKYAKERGKDPNVVVLLPHRKNRSTLTKQRLSTVSENARLELNPSSCGHGGGGSAISGGVSGNSNVADDDFELWDQSGFMLRNDADDPLTSGKWGGAQGWCRPSCIPITVILVLIVLVVLLPLLDHAADKYASENASFDFDSSCMNGCNLSLVESLPIGMNYSNGTVFTVGNTYDTWLKLISLAREKIEIASFYWTLRREDVYPDDSAKQGEEVFRSLLRAGRDRNIQLSIAVNVPSQINPNVDIELLAKKANAKVKSLNFAALLGAGVLHTKLWIVDRTHVYVGSANMDWRSLTQVKELGLVVFNCSCLANDYAKIFDVYWMVSEEGKIPAVWPDSFTTKINLKNPMKFTFMDNKYKTFIASSPPPFSSKGRTNDIDAILYCIEKAEKFIYIAVMDYFPLTVYTAKIRYWPIIDDALRTAAIERKVRVRLLISSWKHSRKSEISFLKSLVELTDSYPGVKIEVRRFVVPTNPELDKIPFARVNHNKYMVTETTAYVGTSNWSGDYFINTAGVGTVFESIGDQTSENLRQQLENIFHRDWNSEYSYGLNGSLPLLDRPTNSIEQDYYLRSSRYVLA; from the exons ATGTCTTTTTTCACTTGGAGAGGGAGCGCTCGATCGGAAAGTGGCGAACAGGGTGGACGAAATTTACAAGACGGTCTTTTTCAAATAGCCTCGCAAGCTTGTCATATCTTGGTACAA GTGAACAACACGCACAACGTTTCTTACGGCGGAAGCAACAACGTAAGAAACATCGCATATTCCAAATGTTCCACCAAAGACGGAGACTCGATAGGTCTCGCGACTTCTTCCGCGAACAAAGGAACGAGCTCCTCGGTGAAATCGTACACGAAATACGCGAAGGAGCGAGGCAAAGATCCGAACGTGGTCGTTTTACTGCCGCATCGTAAGAACAGAAGCACTCTGACCAAGCAGAGATTATCC ACGGTTTCTGAGAACGCACGATTAGAGTTGAATCCGTCGAGTTGCGGCCACGGTGGCGGTGGCAGTGCCATTAGCGGAGGAGTGAGCGGTAACAGTAACGTCGCGGACGATGATTTTGAACTGTGGGATCAATCTGGCTTTATGCTGAGAAACGACGCGGACGATCCATTGACGAGTGGCAA ATGGGGAGGCGCGCAAGGATGGTGCAGACCGAGTTGCATTCCGATCACGGTCATACTGGTTCTGATAGTGTTGGTCGTTCTACTACCGCTGTTGGATCATGCCGCGGACAAGTACGCGTCGGAAAACGCCAGTTTCGACTTCGATTCGAGCTGCATGAACGGATGCAACTTGTCTCTGGTGGAAAGTCTACCGATCGGTATGAATTACAGCAACGGCACCGTATTTACCGTCGGAAACACTTACGACACGTGGCTCAAATTGATCTCGTTGGCGCgagagaaaatagaaatagcGTCGTTCTATTGGACTCTGAGAAGAGAAGACGTGTACCCGGACGATAGCGCGAAACAG GGCGAAGAGGTCTTCCGTTCGCTTCTTCGAGCCGGTAGAGATCGGAACATTCAACTGAGCATAGCGGTGAACGTTCCCTCGCAAATCAATCCGAACGTCGACATTGAACTGTTGGCAAAAAAGGCCAACGCCAAG GTTAAAAGTTTGAACTTCGCGGCGTTACTCGGAGCGGGAGTGCTTCACACCAAGTTATGGATCGTCGACAGAACGCACGTGTACGTCGGGTCAGCGAACATGGATTGGCGATCGCTCACGCAAGTCAAAGAACTCGGGTTAGTCGTTTTCAATTGCAGTTGTTTGGCTAACGATTACGCCAAGATTTTCGAC GTATACTGGATGGTAAGCGAAGAGGGTAAAATACCGGCGGTATGGCCGGACTCGTTTACCACCAAGATCAATCTAAAGAATCCGATGAAATTCACGTTCATGGATAACAAGTACAAAACTTTTATCGCG AGTTCGCCTCCGCCGTTTTCGTCGAAAGGTAGAACCAACGATATCGACGCTATACTTTATTGCATCGAAAAGGCAGAGAAATTTATTTACATCGCGGTGATGGACTATTTCCCGCTAACCGTGTACACCGCTAAAATCAG GTACTGGCCAATAATAGACGACGCTCTCAGAACCGCAGCCATTGAACGCAAAGTTCGAGTGCGATTGTTGATCTCCTCGTGGAAGCATTCTAGGAAGTCGGAGATTTCGTTCTTGAAATCGCTGGTGGAGCTGACGGACAGTTACCCGGGCGTGAAGATCGAAGTG AGAAGATTCGTCGTTCCAACGAATCCGGAGTTGGATAAGATACCGTTTGCCAGGGTGAATCACAACAAGTATATGGTAACCGAGACAACCGCGTACGTAGGGACGAGCAACTGGTCCGGCGATTATTTCATAAATACCGCAG GTGTGGGTACGGTGTTCGAAAGCATCGGTGATCAAACGTCGGAGAACTTGAGGCAGCAACtggaaaatatatttcatcGTGACTGGAACTCCGAATACTCTTATGGTTTAAACGGGAGTCTACCGCTGCTAGACCGGCCTACGAATAGCATCGAACAAGATTATTATCTAAGATCGTCCCGCTATGTATTAGCGTGA